In the genome of Phragmites australis chromosome 9, lpPhrAust1.1, whole genome shotgun sequence, the window gcactctctccctgatatgccctttcttggtcctcggggaactcgggtgctcggggaccactgttcatgaccccgagcgccctcttccggaacttgactgctcgggtcctcggagaactcgggtgctcggggaccactatttatGGTCCCGAGCATCTTGtcccggaacttggccttctcgggtcatcggggaacttgggtactcggggattactattcatggccctgagcaccctctcctggaacttagccTTCTCGGACCTTGGGGAAATAATCCCCGAAGGAGGACGTCACGTGACACTCTGCTATCCTGATCTCAGAACTCGAGGATCCtgattcccatgtcaccgacatcaTCTTCTTTTATTATAGGAAGAAATCTTGTCCCTCAACTCTCGCCTTCAATCTAATTTTTCTTCCTCAACCGCAAAATAATAATTGCTCCCTCAACTATCCAAAATAGATGTTTTTTCCCTCGCGTGGTTTGGACCTTGGTTTTGTCCTATGTGACTCACATGTGACAGACCCACGTGTGGGCCCAATTGAGAGGTGGATTTCATTAAAGATGGTGtactggttttttttttacatggcAATATCGagagaaaaaaatcacaaaatcaGCCATTAAAAATAACCAGACCCACATGTCATtcctatttctttctttttcctcccctccccttttgCCTTTCTCTATatacgtgtgtgtatatatatacacatatatacatatatacatatatgtatgtatatacatatctTATTTGGTTAATAGACTTCTTCCTTTATTATATGATAGATTTCTTGAGAGTGGTTCGACCCAACTTTTTTAAGTTTCCCCTGCTATCTATTCTCCAAATGTACGGGGTCGCCATTAAGGAATTATAGTTTAATAGTAGCTCGGTAGTTATTTTTGTGTGTGTGAGGCAGAGGGTGCAATTCAGTAAATTGTAAGGTAAGCAAAGAATTGATAACTCTTGAGTTGGGCCGTATTGATGACTTTTGGGCCCGTGaagaaaataaaccaaaaatGCAGTCAAAAAGTAAAGGCCCAAGACGTCGAAACCAAAGTATTATGGGAACCAGTACTTTTTTGATCATCAGATCAAATTTCAGAATTATGCAGCTAACGAACTCATGTATCTTCAGTACCCAAGGCAACAACACAACACATGATTTGCACAAAAAAAGATCCCTTTTCTTATCAAGCAATGTACATAAACTCTCTGCATACATCTAACAAAAGAATAACAAATGATATCTACAAACTGACAAATTGTACAATCAAGTACACAATGCACTGCAAAAAATGAAGTAATCTGCTGATTAACATAGAAGCAAAAAATCACTGGCCTATCAGTAAACAACCTGACCAGTTAGTTATGTTCTGGATTCTCTAATCAACTATCCAAATAATTAAACAAGATCAGAGTTGTTCACTGCAGCCTGCTCCTCTTGAGGTCAGGCAGCGTGAGGGACACCGTCGGGGGCTGGAAGCCCACGGATGCCAGCCTCGGAGACAGGATCATCGTTGCCGGGCTGGGCCGGGGGGATGGCACCGGGTCCCTCTTCCTTGGCGGCGAGCCGAGGAGCCTTGGCGAGAGGTTGACGTGCTCCAGGGCCTTGGACTGCAGGTCCTGTGGGTAGTCGCGGACGCAGCGGATGCGGGGGCCGGTCCCCGTCGACCACCGGCACATCTGGTGGTTCTTGCCATGCACAGCAGCACCACCACTGGCCGGAGACGACGGCAGTGGCTGCGGCTCTGAACTGTTCACAGCTTCTTCAATATTAGTGTGAGTGTCATCTTCCTCTGCTCCACTCATGTTCCCGTCGTCGGTTGTCCGGTGACCGTCGCTGTCGGCTTCGTTCCACGGCGCCCGAGCGCGACCGTCGTCAGCCTCGGGTTCACTCATATGCTCATCGGCGGCTGCAGCTGCCGTGTTGTGATCTATTCCTTCGGTGTAATCGGAGACGGCGGCGTTGGGCTGAGCGTCAGGGCTGCCCATCAATGGGTACTCGTCATCTTTGTCAATTGGGCATTTCTGAAACAAAGCATGGCGTTCACATGTCATTACAGTTATGAACATTGCACTAGTCACTCTTATGAACAGAAGATCAAGTGACGTGTAGACTAATGTAAAATTTGCAAACATTTACCTGGACATCGGTGAGGTCAACGCCGTTCTCTTCAAGGTAGCGGATGAATTCTCTGAAGTTCTCTTCGGTCGGAAGGTAATGACCACTGTATGGCCATATGGCCTGAAGAAATATAATCAACATCGTCAGTTACATCAGATAAATTTTCTGAATGCAAATTGCACGATGCTGTTTTTCTTTCATGATATTAAACTATACTATCTTTTGATATGAACATACCTTTAGGATTCCTTCTTTGACCACCAATCTTCCGGCAGATGTTATGGCTCCACCCGCCAGAAAACTAGAGTGCTGAAATGATCCTTTCTTCTTCTGCTCATAGCCAAAACAGGAACAAGAAATTCAGAACCATTACAGCAAGCAATTGTATCTCGACAGAACAAATACGGTACTAAAATTGCAACCTAGTTAATTGAAATTTATGTTTACCTGACCAACGTATAGTGCCTTAGTGGTGCTGAGGACGAAAATCCACTTGGAATCATCCAAAGTGTGCACAAGAACTCCGTTTCTCTTATACATAAGTTTCCCACTCTCCACCACAACTTCATACTCTTGCCTCTCTTTCTGTTATTCATAACAGGAAACACAAGAGAAAGGATAAGTTTATGATCTAAGTATTCAAGTTGCTGAAATTTGAATGCATTTTCTCTAATTAAATTATTAGTGTTCAGGAACATACTGGTCCAAGGTACTTGATGCATTGACTCTGAAGTTTACTCCTAGGGCATTTCTCAAGGTTTACTTCTTTGCCCTCCCCTATGTCCAACCTGTTCATTtcatagaaaaaagaagaatgcCATTCCGTTAGTCTCATTTTCAAActgacaaaaataaaaagaaacaaTAAAGGTCCAGGTGTAAGTACCAATAAAAGAAGGGTTCTGTACTCTCACTCCTGGACCAGACATCATAATAGGTATGCAAATTGTGCCCATATCGATGCCTCGGGTCAATCTGTCCAAACACAAATCAAAAGCAGCATTAGTAAACTAATCACTCGCAGCAATCTCACTAGAGCTCAGAAACTAGTTTAGTTCCTAGGTTAAGTAGCATGTGACTTACAGCTTCGAGCCAGTGCTGCAATGCCAGCTTCTGCGCCTTGCCGTTCTTCGACAACCCCTTCCCAACCTACGAAAACAACCAAACAAAGCTCGCGTCAGCAGCTGCGATGCCGATGGAATTTCTGACGCATCTCACGAGCATTTCTGACGCATCAACAACTGTAAAGCGTGGTCTACCTTGGCCGCTCTCGTCGTCGCTCGTGCCCACCGCGACGCCGCGGTATCGGGCTTGTCGCCGTTGAAGAAGGAGATGGAGCTGTGCTTCAGAGACGCGAAGTCCAGCGCCTTCCAcctgcaacaacaacagcaaccATCACGTCTTAGTCAAACCTGAATTTTTTAACACAATGATTGGCCGTTCCAACACCCATGAACTCAGgaaacgtttttttttttttttttttgacaaagaAAGCTTTATTTCAGAACTGAAATAAGGTTCCGGCCTCTGCACCGAGCCGATGCACGCAGCCTACGAACTCAAGAAACTGGTACGAACCATAGCTCCTCAACGACGACGGCGCAGTCGGCGAGGTTCCGCCGCGTCCGGTAGCTCTTGTACACCTTCTGGAGCTTCAACGCCGCGGCATCGAGCTCGCATTTGGGGCTGGAGGAGACTCTGGGGCTTGAAGACGGCGTGAAAACCATTTCTGAATCCCTCCGGTCGCCGTCGACGACGATGTTGATCTGGCTTGGCCT includes:
- the LOC133927972 gene encoding IQ domain-containing protein IQM4-like, which produces MWAMLGLKAAAAATSAVTKDYGFLGNKLAACSCNFPYFWGTSTASHITFEPTPKISLRSLSSSVLGGLCSYLGFYSKTTRITYQFMPGLFRYAWAEVLDVEISSPKMKDSAMVNRISPPYDKQEKLCFSKGRLMQSLSFKHWERAEEAVASLDHNNRPSQINIVVDGDRRDSEMVFTPSSSPRVSSSPKCELDAAALKLQKVYKSYRTRRNLADCAVVVEELWWKALDFASLKHSSISFFNGDKPDTAASRWARATTRAAKVGKGLSKNGKAQKLALQHWLEAIDPRHRYGHNLHTYYDVWSRSESTEPFFYWLDIGEGKEVNLEKCPRSKLQSQCIKYLGPKERQEYEVVVESGKLMYKRNGVLVHTLDDSKWIFVLSTTKALYVGQKKKGSFQHSSFLAGGAITSAGRLVVKEGILKAIWPYSGHYLPTEENFREFIRYLEENGVDLTDVQKCPIDKDDEYPLMGSPDAQPNAAVSDYTEGIDHNTAAAAADEHMSEPEADDGRARAPWNEADSDGHRTTDDGNMSGAEEDDTHTNIEEAVNSSEPQPLPSSPASGGAAVHGKNHQMCRWSTGTGPRIRCVRDYPQDLQSKALEHVNLSPRLLGSPPRKRDPVPSPRPSPATMILSPRLASVGFQPPTVSLTLPDLKRSRLQ